From Halobacillus sp. Marseille-Q1614, the proteins below share one genomic window:
- a CDS encoding metal ABC transporter ATP-binding protein, whose translation MNANKIIEMNQVSFKYDREWVVKDVNLSIEQGQFLGLVGPNGSGKSTLIKLMLGLQKADRGSVKLFGQPLKQFNQWQEIGFVSQKANSFNSGFPATVIEVVKTGLVSRIGAFRFFNKNHKQKAMEALRTVEMEDYADVSIGELSGGQQQRVFIARALVSDPALLILDEPTVGVDAEHVTAFYNLLGKLNKEKGISLLMITHDIGTITEHATHVVCMNKTIHFHGASEEYKEFDEEDLNRLYGHSVQQLTHNHEVSHS comes from the coding sequence ATGAATGCTAATAAAATTATAGAAATGAACCAGGTGTCTTTTAAATACGACAGGGAATGGGTCGTTAAGGATGTCAATCTTTCTATTGAACAAGGCCAATTTCTAGGGTTGGTTGGACCGAATGGTTCAGGCAAATCCACTTTGATCAAACTGATGCTGGGGCTTCAAAAAGCAGACAGAGGATCCGTAAAGTTGTTCGGCCAGCCCCTAAAGCAGTTCAATCAGTGGCAGGAGATTGGGTTTGTCTCGCAGAAAGCCAACAGTTTTAATTCCGGGTTCCCTGCAACCGTAATTGAGGTGGTTAAAACAGGATTGGTTTCAAGGATAGGTGCTTTTCGCTTTTTTAATAAGAATCATAAGCAAAAAGCAATGGAAGCTCTGCGGACAGTTGAGATGGAAGACTATGCAGATGTAAGTATCGGAGAATTATCCGGTGGTCAGCAGCAGCGGGTTTTTATTGCTAGAGCTTTAGTCAGCGACCCTGCACTATTAATTCTTGATGAACCAACTGTGGGTGTCGATGCTGAGCATGTGACGGCATTTTACAATCTGCTTGGAAAATTAAATAAAGAAAAAGGCATCTCGCTGCTGATGATCACCCATGATATCGGGACGATTACAGAGCATGCAACGCACGTGGTTTGTATGAACAAGACAATCCACTTCCATGGAGCCTCGGAGGAATATAAAGAGTTTGATGAGGAAGACCTTAACCGTCTCTATGGTCATTCGGTTCAGCAGCTCACCCACAATCATGAGGTGAGTCATTCATGA
- a CDS encoding amino acid ABC transporter permease, with the protein MFSVDVREINLEKFFVPERAWENLPFILEGVPYTLLVAVIGMGIGLILGFFLALARSSGNRLLRWPARLYISFMRGTPVLVYLFVLYFGLPILGITLSAVMSAIIGFGTNSAAYIAEINRSSLGSVAKGQWESARALGLSYWQTMRRIIVPQATRIAIPPLSNVFLDLLKATSLAAMISVPEILNQAQIVAGRTNDSMTMYVLAALVYWPLTMVFSFLQDRLEKRYSKYL; encoded by the coding sequence ATGTTTTCAGTTGACGTTCGAGAAATCAACTTAGAAAAGTTCTTTGTTCCCGAGCGGGCTTGGGAGAATCTGCCCTTTATTTTAGAAGGGGTCCCGTACACTTTACTAGTTGCGGTCATAGGTATGGGAATTGGACTAATCCTCGGATTTTTCCTTGCTCTGGCAAGAAGCTCGGGTAACCGGCTGCTGCGGTGGCCGGCCCGGCTTTATATTTCTTTTATGCGGGGAACTCCTGTTTTAGTATATTTATTTGTTCTTTACTTTGGGCTGCCTATTCTGGGTATCACACTGTCTGCAGTGATGTCTGCCATAATTGGTTTTGGGACAAACAGTGCAGCCTATATTGCTGAAATCAACAGATCATCCCTAGGAAGTGTTGCTAAAGGCCAGTGGGAATCAGCCAGGGCTTTAGGACTCTCCTATTGGCAGACGATGAGAAGAATCATCGTTCCACAGGCTACCAGGATTGCGATTCCGCCGCTTAGCAACGTATTCTTAGATTTATTAAAAGCCACTTCCCTGGCGGCTATGATTTCAGTACCTGAAATATTAAATCAAGCTCAAATTGTTGCAGGGCGGACTAATGATTCAATGACGATGTATGTATTAGCGGCTCTTGTCTACTGGCCGTTAACTATGGTTTTTTCCTTTTTACAGGACCGCCTTGAGAAAAGATACAGTAAATATTTATAA
- a CDS encoding transporter substrate-binding domain-containing protein, translated as MRKGILTILILLFSVVLIACGTEGSEESNESSESSSSKWDEIKEDGKLVVGTSGTLYPASFYPEGSNELTGYDVEVMKEIANRLDLELSFEEYGVDGLLSAIESGRVDMVINDMEITESRKESFNFSEPYKYSYSTMIVREDDLSGIETLEDIEGKRHGGGATTVFAQIAEHYGAEIVSYGNVANDVYLRDVENGNTDLIINDYYLQTLALKALPDIDVTLHPDLKFHPTESAIVMPNGEEELKTKIDETLQKMRKDGTLTELSKEFFGGKDASVEPEEEVKEIEGLDL; from the coding sequence ATGCGAAAAGGTATTTTAACTATACTTATCCTCTTATTCTCAGTTGTACTTATCGCTTGTGGTACAGAAGGAAGCGAAGAATCCAATGAGAGCAGTGAGTCTTCATCTTCAAAATGGGATGAAATTAAGGAAGATGGTAAGCTTGTTGTAGGTACATCCGGAACCTTGTACCCTGCTTCTTTTTACCCTGAAGGATCCAATGAATTAACAGGGTATGATGTTGAAGTTATGAAAGAAATTGCCAATCGTCTCGATTTAGAACTATCTTTTGAAGAATACGGAGTAGATGGCTTGCTGTCTGCCATTGAAAGCGGCCGCGTAGATATGGTCATTAACGATATGGAGATCACGGAAAGCCGGAAGGAAAGCTTTAACTTTAGTGAGCCTTACAAATATTCCTATTCTACTATGATTGTCCGAGAAGACGATTTATCTGGAATTGAAACGCTTGAAGATATAGAAGGAAAGAGACACGGTGGGGGAGCAACTACTGTATTTGCTCAAATTGCTGAGCATTACGGTGCGGAAATTGTCTCTTACGGCAATGTTGCGAATGATGTGTATTTGAGAGATGTTGAAAACGGTAATACTGATTTAATTATTAATGATTACTATTTACAGACACTTGCTTTAAAAGCTCTGCCTGATATAGATGTAACTCTTCATCCAGATCTTAAATTCCATCCAACCGAATCTGCTATTGTCATGCCAAATGGTGAAGAAGAGCTGAAAACTAAGATCGATGAAACTCTTCAGAAAATGCGTAAAGACGGAACATTGACTGAACTGTCTAAAGAATTCTTTGGCGGTAAAGATGCTTCTGTGGAGCCGGAAGAAGAAGTGAAAGAGATTGAAGGACTGGATCTGTAA
- a CDS encoding heavy metal translocating P-type ATPase, with translation MSILSSALRKSMLSRPSPAFLAKVKPHVELIAALTSGALLLFAWIASEPSSASFTALHILAFVIGGYAKAKEGIMETLQEKEMNVELLMILAAIGSASIGYWTEGAILIFIFALSGALETYTLNKSNREISALMDIQPDEALKVTETGYQLVPAEDLNIGDRILVKAGERLPADGVIVKGSTSIDESAITGESLPVYKEKQTEVFAGTVNLTGSITCEITKRAEDTLFQRIIHMVQQAQSEKSPSQLFIERFENIYVKAVLITVAIMLFLPHYLFGWSWTDTIYRAMILLVVASPCALVASIMPATLSAISKSARQGLLFKGGVHVENLSHIEAIAFDKTGTLTNGNPKVTDIVLKDESLKEEIFAVTMAIEQESNHPLAKAIVYALSQYELSLPSMDHVENVSGQGVEAQYKGETWKVGNAEFAGKEEALSFKYGLAEHLASEGKTIVFISKNNEILALFALKDTVRKEAKQAIESLKKQGIYTVMLTGDNPITAEAIAKEAGVQSYIAECMPEDKVRELKVLKQHFRHVAMIGDGINDAPALASANLGIAMGEGTDVALETADLVLMKNNLNRLEEAIHLSKRMNRVIKQNVIFSISVITLLIASNFLQLLDLPLGVIGHEGSTILVILNGLRLLK, from the coding sequence ATGTCCATTCTGTCTTCTGCCTTGCGTAAATCAATGTTATCCCGGCCGTCCCCTGCTTTCTTGGCAAAAGTAAAACCGCACGTTGAACTAATCGCAGCCTTAACGAGCGGGGCTCTTCTTTTATTTGCATGGATCGCTTCCGAACCGTCTTCAGCGAGCTTCACAGCCCTGCACATTCTGGCCTTTGTAATAGGCGGATATGCGAAAGCAAAAGAAGGCATTATGGAAACGCTCCAGGAAAAAGAAATGAATGTTGAACTGCTGATGATTTTAGCAGCCATCGGCAGTGCTTCGATCGGCTATTGGACAGAAGGGGCTATTCTCATCTTTATCTTCGCGCTCAGCGGGGCACTTGAAACCTATACATTGAATAAAAGCAACCGGGAAATCTCGGCATTAATGGACATACAGCCTGATGAAGCTTTAAAAGTAACCGAAACGGGGTATCAGCTGGTCCCTGCCGAGGATTTAAATATCGGCGATCGTATCCTTGTTAAAGCCGGAGAAAGGCTCCCAGCAGACGGAGTGATTGTAAAAGGAAGCACTTCAATTGATGAGAGTGCCATCACAGGAGAGTCACTGCCCGTTTATAAGGAAAAACAAACCGAAGTCTTTGCAGGCACCGTGAATTTAACCGGAAGCATCACTTGCGAAATTACAAAACGAGCAGAAGATACTCTTTTTCAGCGGATTATTCATATGGTCCAGCAGGCTCAAAGTGAGAAGTCTCCCTCCCAGCTGTTTATCGAACGATTTGAAAATATATATGTAAAAGCCGTCCTTATTACAGTGGCCATAATGCTTTTTCTTCCTCATTATCTTTTCGGATGGTCCTGGACAGATACGATTTACCGGGCAATGATACTGCTTGTGGTCGCATCCCCATGTGCTTTAGTGGCATCCATTATGCCGGCAACTTTATCTGCTATTTCTAAAAGCGCGCGCCAGGGACTGCTTTTTAAAGGCGGCGTTCACGTAGAGAACTTATCCCATATAGAAGCCATCGCTTTTGATAAGACAGGAACACTTACTAACGGAAATCCGAAAGTCACGGACATTGTGCTTAAGGATGAATCTTTAAAAGAAGAAATTTTCGCTGTCACTATGGCTATTGAACAAGAATCCAATCATCCTCTGGCGAAAGCCATAGTTTATGCCCTTTCTCAATATGAGCTCTCTCTCCCTTCTATGGACCATGTCGAGAATGTCAGCGGCCAGGGAGTAGAAGCGCAATATAAAGGTGAAACCTGGAAAGTAGGAAATGCAGAATTCGCAGGTAAAGAGGAAGCACTTTCTTTCAAATATGGTTTAGCCGAACACTTGGCTTCTGAAGGAAAAACGATTGTTTTCATTTCAAAAAATAATGAAATACTGGCTTTATTTGCTCTTAAAGATACGGTTCGAAAAGAAGCCAAACAAGCAATTGAAAGCTTAAAAAAGCAAGGAATTTATACAGTCATGCTAACGGGGGATAACCCTATTACAGCTGAAGCCATTGCCAAAGAAGCAGGTGTTCAAAGTTATATCGCTGAGTGCATGCCTGAAGACAAAGTCCGTGAACTTAAGGTATTGAAGCAGCACTTCAGACACGTCGCTATGATCGGAGACGGTATTAACGACGCGCCGGCATTAGCCTCAGCAAACCTGGGAATTGCTATGGGAGAAGGAACAGACGTGGCATTAGAAACAGCCGACTTAGTGTTAATGAAAAATAACCTGAACCGGCTGGAGGAAGCCATTCACCTTTCCAAAAGAATGAATCGAGTTATTAAACAAAATGTTATTTTTTCGATTTCAGTCATTACATTATTAATCGCCAGTAACTTTTTACAGTTACTTGATTTGCCTTTAGGCGTCATCGGCCATGAAGGCAGTACGATCCTCGTTATATTAAACGGGTTGAGGTTATTAAAATAA
- a CDS encoding YihY/virulence factor BrkB family protein — protein MRFIQELLSKIGKHEVPGMAAQLSYFFLLSLFPLLIVLITLLGYVNIDEQRVLVIISTYAPPSTYELISENVMTLLGERNSGLLSIGILGTLWAASNGVTALIRSFNRAYEVRERRSFIVTRLVALLLTVSMVLVIAVAFLLPVLGNAIGIFVASIFGLSDGFRELWDTLRWVISSFIFFVVLSFLYFMAPDQHLKVKEVFYGALFATLGWQLVSLLFSFYVANLSNYSATYGSLGGVIVLMIWFYISGVIILLGGEINALVHKSQVHHQ, from the coding sequence ATGCGTTTTATTCAGGAGCTGCTTAGCAAAATTGGTAAACACGAAGTGCCAGGAATGGCAGCTCAGCTTTCATATTTTTTCCTGCTGTCTCTATTTCCGCTTTTGATTGTTTTAATAACCTTGCTTGGCTATGTAAATATAGATGAACAAAGGGTGCTTGTCATTATCAGCACTTATGCCCCCCCTAGTACTTATGAATTGATTTCTGAAAATGTCATGACTCTCTTAGGTGAACGAAACAGCGGGCTTCTCTCAATAGGTATCCTTGGTACCCTTTGGGCGGCGTCTAACGGGGTAACGGCTCTTATTCGCTCATTTAACCGCGCTTATGAAGTACGTGAGAGAAGATCTTTTATAGTCACTAGGCTTGTGGCACTGCTTCTGACAGTTTCCATGGTGCTCGTGATTGCGGTTGCCTTTTTGCTTCCTGTCCTTGGAAACGCTATAGGTATTTTTGTTGCATCTATTTTTGGATTGTCTGATGGGTTCAGGGAGTTATGGGATACATTAAGATGGGTAATCTCTTCCTTTATCTTCTTTGTTGTACTTTCCTTCTTGTATTTTATGGCGCCTGATCAGCATTTAAAGGTGAAAGAGGTTTTTTACGGGGCATTATTCGCAACTTTAGGGTGGCAGCTGGTTTCGTTGCTGTTTTCTTTCTATGTAGCTAATTTAAGCAATTATTCTGCTACTTATGGAAGCCTTGGAGGGGTGATCGTCCTTATGATCTGGTTTTATATTTCCGGGGTAATTATTTTGCTGGGCGGCGAAATTAATGCCTTGGTCCATAAAAGCCAAGTTCATCACCAGTGA
- a CDS encoding YtxH domain-containing protein — MMDNNKLIKGMAAGALLGGAIMMLDKETRQYVIGKSKTAACSCRNAAQHPSEAIHTLRTNYESFSERLNNGIDQAIELLNKIEAALNKIGEVDEAVNNQLGSADNSKEAS; from the coding sequence ATGATGGATAATAACAAGTTAATAAAAGGGATGGCAGCAGGCGCATTATTAGGAGGTGCCATTATGATGCTGGATAAAGAAACCCGACAGTATGTAATAGGAAAATCGAAAACGGCGGCATGCTCCTGCAGAAATGCTGCTCAGCATCCTTCTGAAGCGATTCATACTTTACGAACCAATTACGAGTCATTCTCCGAAAGGTTAAACAATGGAATTGACCAAGCTATTGAACTTCTAAACAAGATCGAAGCTGCATTAAATAAAATAGGCGAGGTAGATGAAGCTGTGAATAATCAGTTAGGATCAGCAGATAATTCTAAAGAAGCTTCGTAA
- a CDS encoding low molecular weight protein-tyrosine-phosphatase yields MIKVLFVCLGNICRSPMAEAILKNLLEKEELSKEVIVDSAGIGHWHIGKQPHEGTKNILDQNKITYEGISARQVQDSDWDRFDYIIAMDTQNMEDLRAIREKNDVKVRLFMDYVEGEESNDVPDPYFTGNFDYVYDLVTEGCKGLLKEIKEQNQLKEEK; encoded by the coding sequence ATGATAAAAGTTTTATTTGTTTGCCTTGGCAATATTTGCCGGTCACCGATGGCAGAAGCTATATTGAAAAATCTTCTTGAAAAAGAAGAGCTCTCAAAAGAAGTTATTGTAGACTCGGCAGGAATAGGCCATTGGCACATTGGAAAGCAGCCTCATGAGGGGACTAAAAATATTTTAGATCAAAATAAGATTACTTATGAAGGAATTTCAGCTCGTCAGGTACAAGACAGCGATTGGGATCGTTTTGATTACATTATTGCCATGGATACTCAGAATATGGAGGATTTACGGGCGATACGTGAAAAAAATGATGTCAAAGTCAGGTTGTTTATGGATTATGTAGAAGGTGAAGAATCAAATGACGTTCCTGACCCTTATTTTACAGGTAATTTTGATTATGTATATGATTTAGTAACTGAGGGCTGTAAGGGTTTACTAAAAGAAATAAAAGAACAAAACCAATTGAAGGAGGAAAAATAA
- a CDS encoding sodium:alanine symporter family protein, translating into MGHLGAIHNFLSQASAFVWGPVLLILIVGTGIYLTLRLGFLQFKTLPYALKLVFKPGKTQKKEEGDISHYEALTTALAATIGTGNIAGVATAVILGGPGAVFWMWITAIFGMATKYAEAILAVKYRVTDRNGKMSGGPMYYLERGLKQKWLGVLFAIFGAVAAFGIGNMVQSNTVSDVVESTFNINPWITGILLTVFAALVLIGGIKGIGRVTAFFVPIMALFYIIGALIIIFLNLDAVPGAFGVIFNDAFTGSAVGGGILGTVIRFGVARGVFSNEAGLGSAPIAAAAARTDYPGRQALVSMTQVFIDTIIVCSMTGITIVMAGQYANEEVNGADLTTTSFQYFLGDIGMYIVTIGVIFFAFSTIVGWSYYGEKCFGYLTGDRGITLYKSLFVIFVLVGAVAQLDTVWLFADVMNGLMAVPNLIGLLLLSGVVASETNKFLNVARQERLEEKRARSTS; encoded by the coding sequence ATGGGCCATTTAGGTGCTATTCACAATTTTTTATCACAAGCAAGTGCATTTGTTTGGGGTCCTGTATTATTGATTTTAATCGTTGGTACAGGTATTTATTTAACCCTGAGGTTAGGGTTTTTACAATTTAAAACTTTACCTTATGCACTAAAACTCGTTTTTAAACCAGGCAAGACTCAAAAGAAAGAAGAAGGGGATATTTCCCACTATGAAGCTCTGACCACAGCTCTAGCCGCTACAATAGGAACAGGGAATATTGCCGGTGTTGCTACCGCAGTTATTCTTGGGGGACCTGGAGCAGTGTTCTGGATGTGGATTACCGCTATATTTGGAATGGCTACTAAATACGCAGAAGCCATTTTAGCTGTTAAATACCGTGTTACTGATAGAAACGGTAAAATGTCGGGCGGTCCTATGTATTACTTAGAAAGAGGATTGAAACAAAAATGGCTCGGAGTACTTTTTGCCATCTTTGGAGCAGTGGCTGCTTTTGGAATTGGAAATATGGTGCAGTCAAATACTGTTTCCGACGTAGTAGAATCCACTTTTAACATCAACCCTTGGATTACAGGTATTCTTCTGACGGTATTTGCTGCACTTGTACTTATCGGTGGAATTAAAGGAATTGGTCGTGTTACAGCGTTTTTCGTCCCAATCATGGCTCTCTTTTATATAATAGGTGCACTTATTATTATTTTCTTAAATTTAGATGCTGTGCCGGGAGCATTCGGCGTGATTTTTAATGACGCCTTTACCGGAAGTGCTGTTGGAGGCGGTATTTTAGGTACTGTTATCCGTTTCGGTGTGGCACGCGGGGTATTCTCCAACGAAGCAGGTCTTGGTTCTGCACCGATCGCTGCTGCTGCGGCGCGTACGGATTACCCTGGACGTCAGGCCTTGGTTTCTATGACTCAGGTGTTCATCGATACGATTATCGTATGTTCCATGACTGGTATCACGATTGTAATGGCTGGTCAGTACGCCAATGAAGAGGTAAATGGTGCAGACCTAACGACAACTTCCTTCCAATATTTCTTAGGTGATATCGGAATGTACATTGTTACAATTGGAGTTATTTTCTTTGCCTTTTCAACCATTGTGGGCTGGTCCTATTATGGAGAAAAATGTTTCGGTTATTTGACAGGCGACCGCGGAATTACGCTATATAAGTCTCTGTTCGTTATTTTTGTTCTAGTGGGAGCTGTGGCTCAGCTGGATACTGTATGGCTGTTTGCCGACGTAATGAATGGTCTGATGGCTGTTCCTAACTTGATCGGACTTCTTCTCCTTTCTGGTGTAGTTGCATCTGAAACAAATAAATTCCTAAATGTGGCCAGACAGGAACGACTAGAAGAGAAACGAGCTAGATCCACCAGCTAA